A single genomic interval of Danio aesculapii chromosome 5, fDanAes4.1, whole genome shotgun sequence harbors:
- the emc6 gene encoding ER membrane protein complex subunit 6, with the protein MTSVAAKREGPQFISEVSVRGNGAVLDYCRTSVSALSGATAGILGLTGLYGFVFYFLASFLLSLLLILKAGRRWNKCFKSRRLLFTGGLVGGLFTYVLFWTFLYGMVHVY; encoded by the coding sequence ATGACTTCAGTCGCAGCCAAACGCGAGGGTCCGCAGTTCATCAGCGAGGTGTCGGTGCGGGGGAACGGGGCGGTGCTCGACTACTGCCGCACGTCCGTGTCCGCGCTGTCCGGCGCCACCGCGGGCATCCTCGGCCTGACGGGACTCTACGGCTTCGTCTTTTACTTCCTCGCTTCTTTCCTGCTGTCGCTGCTCCTCATCCTCAAAGCAGGTCGACGGTGGAACAAGTGCTTTAAATCTCGCCGTCTGCTGTTCACCGGGGGCCTCGTCGGCGGCCTGTTCACCTACGTGCTGTTCTGGACGTTCCTGTACGGGATGGTGCATGTGTACTGA